A region of the Methylobacterium nodulans ORS 2060 genome:
ATCCCGAGCGCGTGTCGATGCCGGATTTCGACATCGACTTCTGCGTGGTCGGGCGCGAGCGCGTCATCGAGTACGTGCAGAGCCGCTACGGCGAGCGACAGGTGGCGCAGATCATCACCTTCGGCACGCTGCTCGCCCGCGGCGTGCTGCGCGACGTCGGCCGCGTGCTGGAGATGCCCTACGGGCAGGTCGACAAGCTCACCAAGCTAGTGCCGCAGAACCCCGCGAACCCCGTCACCCTCGCGCAGGCGATCGAGGGCGAGCCGCGGCTGCAGAGCGCGATGGAGGAGGAGCCCGTCGTCGCGCGGCTGATGGAGATCGCCAAGAAGCTGGAGGGCCTGCACCGGCACGCCTCGACCCATGCGGCCGGCGTGGTGATCGGCGACCGGCCGCTCGAGGAGCTGGTCCCGCTCTACCGAGACCCGAAGACGGGCATGCGCGTCACCCAGTTCAACATGAAATGGGTGGAGCAGGCCGGCCTCGTGAAGTTCGACTTCCTGGGCCTCAAGACCCTGACGGTGCTGCGCGGCGCCACCGACCTCCTGAAGCGGCGCGGGATCGAGATCGACCTCGCCACCCTGCCGATCGACGACGAGCACACCTACGAGCGCCTGCGCAAGGGCGAGGTGGTCGGGGTGTTCCAGGTGGAATCGGCGGGCATGCGCAAGGCGCTCGTCGAGATGTGCGCCGACCGGTTCGAGGACCTCATCGCCCTCGTCGCCCTCTACCGCCCGGGCCCGATGGCCAACATCCCGGTCTATTGCGAGCGCAAGCTCGGGCGCGACGCCGGCAACGAGGCGGTCTGGTACCCGCATCCCAAGCTGGAGCCGATCCTGGCCGAGACCTTCGGCATCATCGTCTACCAGGAGCAAGTGATGGAGGTGGCCAAGGTGCTCGCCGGCTATTCGCTCGGCGACGCCGACCTCCTGCGCCGCGCCATGGGCAAGAAGATCAAGGCCGAGATGGACGCCCAGCGCGACCGCTTCCTGAAGGGTGCGATGGAGCGCGGCCTCGACAGGGCCAAAGCCGACGAGATCTTCGACCTGCTCGCCAAGTTCGCCGATTACGGCTTCAACAAGTCGCACGCGGCGGCCTATGCGCTCATCACCTACCAGACCGCCTACCTGAAGGCGAATTATCCGGTGGAGTTCCTGGCGGCCTCGATGTCCCAGGATCTCGACGACACCGACAAGCTGGCGGAGCTGCGGCAGGACGCGCAGCGCCTCGACATCAAGGTCGAACCGCCCTCGGTGAACCGCTCGGGCGTCACCTTCGAGGTGCATGACGGCACCATCCGGTACGCGCTCGCGGCCATCAAGGGCGTGGGCCGGGCGGCCGTCGAGGCAATCGTCCAGGCGCGGGGGGACCGCCCGTTCCGCGACCTCGGGGATTTCGCCCGGCGCCTCAATCCGCGGCTCGTCAACAAGCGCACGCTGGAGAGCCTCGTGGGGGCCGGCGCCCTCGACGAGATCGAGCCCGACCGAGCCCGGGCCTTCGCGGCCATCGAGCCGATGCTGCGCCTCGCCCAAGGGGCGCTCGAGGCCGAGGCGGTGGGCATGAGCGACATGTTCGGGGGCGTCGCCGCCTCCGACGTCGCCCTGCGGATCCCGGCCTACGAGCCGTGGCCGGCCGCCGACCGGCTGAAGAAGGAATACGAGGCGGTCGGCTTCTTCCTGTCGGGCCACCCGCTCGACGAGTATGGCGACCTGCTCAAGAAGCTGCGCGTGCAGACCTGGGTCGAGTTCTGCCGCTCGGTCCGGGCCGGCAACAGCGTCGGGCGGGTCGCCGCCACCGTCCTCGACCGCTCGGAGCGGCGCACCAAGACCGGCAACAAGATCGGCATCGTCAACCTCTCCGACCAGACCGGTCACTTCGAGGCGATCGTGTTCTCGGAGGGGCTGCAGCAGTACCGCGAACTCCTGGAGCCCGGCCGGCCCCTGGCCCTGCAGCTCCAGGCGAGCGCCGAGGGCGAGGACGTGCGCGCCCGCATCCAGACCTGCGAGCCCCTCGACCAGGCGGTCGCCCGCCACCAGAAGGGGATGCGGATCTACCTGCGCGACGAGCGCCCGATCGCGAGCGTGCAGCAGCGCCTGACCATGCGCGGCGAGGGCGAGGTCTCGCTGATCCTCATCCTCGACGGCGGCGAGCGCGAGGTCGAGATCCGCCTCAAGGACCGCTACCAGGCGACGCCGCAGATCGCGGGCGCGTTGCGGGCGGTGCCGGGCGTGGTCCAGGTCGAGGTGAATTGAGGGCGCCCGGCCTCCCCTCGCCCGCTCTCCCCTTTCCCGGGTGCATGCAGCGCCAGCGGAATGCGACCGGGGATCCAGCGCGAGGACTCGCCGCGAAGCGGCTCAGTACATCATCCCACCGGCCGGGCCGAGCCTGACGGATGACACCGGCTGACCGAGCGCTCCCGGCTGTGGCAGCCAACCCCGGCCCTCATGCTGAGGTGCTGGGCGATCGAAGATCGCTCAGCCTCGAAGCACGCCTGAACGCTCGTCCAAGATCCTGCTCCTCCCAGATCGGGTGGCCGGGAGCACCGGTCCGGGGTGCTTCGAGGCCCGCTTCGCGGGCGCCTCAGCATGAGGAGCGGGGCGGCGTCCACGCACCTCGGTTGCTGTTCAGCCCCGTCGCCGAACACGGGCGCTTCGCGGCTTTCTGTGTGGATCCCGGATCTCTTCCGCTGGCGCTGCATGCGCCCGGGACAGAGGGAGCGGGCGGCAGGAACGGGACTACTCGTGGGCGGGCGCCCTCCGGGCGGCCGAGGACAGCACCAACGCGCCTGCGAGCGAGGAGAGCAGCGAGCCCGCAAGCACGCCGAGCTTGGTCTCGGCCTCGAATTCGGGACGGGCCGCGAAGGCGAGCGCGCCGATGAACAGGCTCATGGTGAAGCCGATGCCGCAGAGCAGCGCCACGCCATAGACGTGCCGCCAGGTGGCGCCCGCCGGCTTCTTGGCGAGCCCGGTCTTCACCGCGAGCCAGATCCCGCCGAACACGCCGATCTGCTTGCCGACGAACAGGCCCGCCGCGACCCCGAGGGTCACGGGGGCGAGAAGCGTGTCGAGCCCGAGCCCCTTCACGGATACGCCCGCATTGGCGAAGCCGAAGATCGGCACGATGGCATAGGCGACGAAGGGCTGGAGCGCGTGTTCGAGACAGTGCAGGGGCGAGCCCGCGTCGTCCGGCCGGCCCGGGCTCGGGCGGCACGGGATGGTGAGCGCGAGCAGCACGCCCGCGACCGTCGCGTGGAGCCCCGAGCGCAGCACCACGAGCCACAGGGCCGCGCCGAGGATCAGGTAGGGCCCGAGCCGCCGCAGGCCGACGCGGTTGAGCGTGACCAGCATCGCCAGGATCCCGGCGGCGAGCCCGAGCATCGGCCAGGACAGGTCCGCCGTGTAGAACACCGCGATGATCAGCACCGCCCCGAGGTCGTCCAGGATGGCGAGGGCGGTGAGGAAGATCTTGAGCGAGACCGGCGCCCGGGAGCCGAGCAGCGCGAGCACGCCGAGCGCGAAGGCGATGTCGGTCGCGGCGGGTATCGCCCAGCCCCGCAGGGTCTCGGGCGTGGACAGGTTGAAGGCGACATAGACGAGCGCCGGGGCGACCATGCCGCCGAGCGCCGCGATGCCGGGCAGCGCCCGGTCGGGCCATGTGCGCAGGCCGCCGTCCAGGAACTCGCGCTTGATCTCCAGCCCGACGAGCAGGAAGAAGACCGCCATCAGCCCGTCGTTGATCCAGTGCAGCAGGCTTAAGGGGCCGATCTCGGCGTGGAGCACATGCGCATAGGCCTCGCCGAGCGGACCGTTCGCGACCACGAGGGCGAGAACGGCGCTCGCCATCAGCACGATGCCGCCGCCGGCGCTGCTGGAGAGGAGAGTGCGCAGGGCCGAGAGCGGGCGCGGGAAACGGCGGACGGGGGGCGTGGTGGTCATGGGGCCCCCTGCCAGGAATCCAGAGCTCGTTCAACGCCGCGGGCGGATGCAAGGGCCTCTAGCCCGGCTGGAGCCGCCCCAGCGCCGCCCGCACCAGCGCGAGCGCGTCCTCGCTCGCCCACTCGGCCGGGCCCTTCATCACGCCGACCTCGCAGCCGGCCCTGTCGATGAGGATCGTCGTCGGCAGGCCGACCACCTCGCCGCTCTTCTGCAGCACCGGCAGCGCCCGGCCGGCCGGATCGGAATAATAGGCGAGCCGCGCGATCCCGTTCTCCCGCATCCAGGCCGGCGGCCGGTCGGGGTTGCGGGTGTCGACGTTGAGCGCCACGACCTCGAAGTCGGGGCCGCCGAGGGCGCCCTGGAGGCGGTCGAGGGCCGGCATCTCGGCCTTGCAGGGCGCGCACCAGGTCGCCCACAGGTTCAGGAGCACGGTCCTTCCTTTAAGGTCCTCGAGGCTGCGGGGCTCACCGTCGGGCCCGGTGAAGGCCAGGGCCGGCGCGGGCCTCGGGGCCGGATCGACCTGGAGGGCGGCCACCTCCCCGCGGGCGAGCGGCGCCACCCGGGCGGCGGTCGCGGCGGCAGCCGCGCAGACGTCGCTGTTGCCCCCGCTGCGCGCGGCGTATAGGGCGGCCCCGAGGGCCAGCGCCGCGGCGAGCGCCCCGCCTCCCAAGGCGAGGCGCAGCGGCGTGACGGCGAGACGAGGTGCGGACATGAGCAACCGGATGTGGGGCGGGCGCTTCGCGAGCGGCCCCGCCGAGATCATGGAGGAGATCAACGCCTCCATCGGCTTCGACAAG
Encoded here:
- the dnaE gene encoding DNA polymerase III subunit alpha — its product is MRVLKDVGFVHLHTHSSYSLLEGALKIGDLVKAASADRQPALALTDTNNLFGALEFSEKAASAGIQPIAGIQLSVLFEAPEPGQRGGPSPLPNLVLLAKDETGYGHLLRLASLAYFDGPLGEAPRVPIEALTDCAPGLIALTGGFDGPLDSCLRAARPEHAASRLARLLEAFGEDHLYVEIQRHGLPDERTVEAELIALADRHGLPLVATNEPFFAKPEDYEAHDALLAIAEGRIVSDEKRRRLTPRHDFKTRAAMVELFRDLPDALAASVEIAMRCAYRVRTRKPILPSFGLPAGHAPAQAAEFLDEAGELKRQAEAGLTRRLAQAGPAEGLTEQDYRDRLAYEIGIITKMKFPGYFLIVSDFIKWAKANDIPVGPGRGSGAGSLVAWSLLITDLDPLRFGLLFERFLNPERVSMPDFDIDFCVVGRERVIEYVQSRYGERQVAQIITFGTLLARGVLRDVGRVLEMPYGQVDKLTKLVPQNPANPVTLAQAIEGEPRLQSAMEEEPVVARLMEIAKKLEGLHRHASTHAAGVVIGDRPLEELVPLYRDPKTGMRVTQFNMKWVEQAGLVKFDFLGLKTLTVLRGATDLLKRRGIEIDLATLPIDDEHTYERLRKGEVVGVFQVESAGMRKALVEMCADRFEDLIALVALYRPGPMANIPVYCERKLGRDAGNEAVWYPHPKLEPILAETFGIIVYQEQVMEVAKVLAGYSLGDADLLRRAMGKKIKAEMDAQRDRFLKGAMERGLDRAKADEIFDLLAKFADYGFNKSHAAAYALITYQTAYLKANYPVEFLAASMSQDLDDTDKLAELRQDAQRLDIKVEPPSVNRSGVTFEVHDGTIRYALAAIKGVGRAAVEAIVQARGDRPFRDLGDFARRLNPRLVNKRTLESLVGAGALDEIEPDRARAFAAIEPMLRLAQGALEAEAVGMSDMFGGVAASDVALRIPAYEPWPAADRLKKEYEAVGFFLSGHPLDEYGDLLKKLRVQTWVEFCRSVRAGNSVGRVAATVLDRSERRTKTGNKIGIVNLSDQTGHFEAIVFSEGLQQYRELLEPGRPLALQLQASAEGEDVRARIQTCEPLDQAVARHQKGMRIYLRDERPIASVQQRLTMRGEGEVSLILILDGGEREVEIRLKDRYQATPQIAGALRAVPGVVQVEVN
- the tlpA gene encoding thiol:disulfide interchange protein TlpA, which encodes MSAPRLAVTPLRLALGGGALAAALALGAALYAARSGGNSDVCAAAAATAARVAPLARGEVAALQVDPAPRPAPALAFTGPDGEPRSLEDLKGRTVLLNLWATWCAPCKAEMPALDRLQGALGGPDFEVVALNVDTRNPDRPPAWMRENGIARLAYYSDPAGRALPVLQKSGEVVGLPTTILIDRAGCEVGVMKGPAEWASEDALALVRAALGRLQPG
- the nhaA gene encoding Na+/H+ antiporter NhaA encodes the protein MTTTPPVRRFPRPLSALRTLLSSSAGGGIVLMASAVLALVVANGPLGEAYAHVLHAEIGPLSLLHWINDGLMAVFFLLVGLEIKREFLDGGLRTWPDRALPGIAALGGMVAPALVYVAFNLSTPETLRGWAIPAATDIAFALGVLALLGSRAPVSLKIFLTALAILDDLGAVLIIAVFYTADLSWPMLGLAAGILAMLVTLNRVGLRRLGPYLILGAALWLVVLRSGLHATVAGVLLALTIPCRPSPGRPDDAGSPLHCLEHALQPFVAYAIVPIFGFANAGVSVKGLGLDTLLAPVTLGVAAGLFVGKQIGVFGGIWLAVKTGLAKKPAGATWRHVYGVALLCGIGFTMSLFIGALAFAARPEFEAETKLGVLAGSLLSSLAGALVLSSAARRAPAHE